In Ailuropoda melanoleuca isolate Jingjing chromosome 4, ASM200744v2, whole genome shotgun sequence, the following proteins share a genomic window:
- the TTC31 gene encoding tetratricopeptide repeat protein 31 isoform X5 produces the protein MAPIPKTVGRIKLDCPLRPGCPLGVAAVPKLCQEFGPEDYGAEDIVDFLRRLMESDPQGLHQIHVDGSSGRLRLQHHGGACRGRTQGSRLVPWGGLALRCSSLSYSFFFPFSLSLLTDYLLDHFCDEGKTPEQSDMAKGVKGLGTYCGLRKSFLYPPQRSEPCPSPSASVPGGSDSLLQVAMPQKLLLTEEEANHLAEELVAEEERMKQKAEKKRLKKKRQKDRKRQERLEQECGEPKVKTTPDGDGSPPSSPGNPPQGQCGEEEDSLDLSSTFVSLALRKVGDWPPSARREKGLSQEPRGKSRSPQEKMGQEEGSSPIEESPRQSPKAEGSFFCRKASPGLLAAALQQSQELATLGTSFAQNGFYHKAVVLFTQALKLNPRDHRLFGNRSFCHERLGQPMWALADAQVALTLRPGWPRGLFRLGKALMGLQRFEEAAAVFQETLRGGSQPDAARELHSCLLHLALGQRGGIRAPHLSTGFPQPFSHAGPGTSSLLSVSPLPSTAVRAAGLLSPPLHYPPCHLSHSNSPLPQTQSRRPRPLHLQGSGILELQPQHLPQAR, from the exons ATGGCGCCGATTCCGAAGACGGTGGGGCGGATAAAGTTAG ACTGCCCTCTGCGGCCTGGCTGCCCGCTGGGGGTCGCTGCTGTCCCCAAACTCTGCCAGGAATTCGGTCCTGAAGACTACGGCGCTGAG gacATAGTGGATTTTCTTCGACGGCTTATGGAGAGTGACCCCCAGGGCCTGCACCAGATCCATGTGGACGGGAGCAGCGGGCGGCTACGGCTGCAGCACCATGGTGGGGCGTGCAGGGGCCGGACCCAGGGATCGAGGCTGGTACCCTGGGGAGGGCTGGCCCTCAGATGCTCTTCTCTCTCatatagttttttctttcccttctccctgtccctcctgaCAGATTACCTCCTGGACCATTTCTGTGACGAGGGGAAAACTCCTGAACAGAGTGACATGGCCAAGGGGGTTAAGGGACTGGGCACCTACTGTGGTCTCCGAAAGTCCTTCCTCTATCCTCCCCAAAGGTCTGAGCCCTGTCCTAGTCCCTCTGCCTCCGTCCCTGGTGGCTCAGACAGCCTACTTCAGGTGGCCATGCCCCAGAAGCTCCTGCTGACTGAAGAG gaagccaaCCACCTGGCTGAGGAGCTGGTAGCTGAAGAGGAGCGCAtgaaacagaaagcagagaagaaacgACTCAAGAAGAAG CGTCAAAAGGATCGCAAGCGACAGGAGCGCTTGGAGCAGGAGTGTGGGGAGCCCAAG GTCAAGACCACCCCAGATGGGGATGGGAGCCCCCCATCCAGCCCCGGCAACCCTCCTCAGGGACAGTGTGGTGAGGAAGAG GACTCACTGGATCTGTCTAGCACTTTCGTGTCTCTGGCTTTGCGCAAGGTTGGGGATTGGCCTCCCAGTGCCCGCAGAGAGAAGGGACTGAGCCAGGAGCCTCGAGGCAAAAGCCGGAGCCCCCAAGAGAAGATGGGCCAGGAGGAAGGGAGCTCTCCAATAGAAGAGAGCCCCAGGCAGAGTCCTAAGGCAGAG GGTAGTTTCTTCTGCAGGAAG GCATCTCCGGGACTGCTGGCAGCTGCCTTacagcagagccaggagctggcaa cttTGGGTACCAGCTTTGCCCAGAATGGTTTCTACCACAAAGCTGTGGTTCTGTTCACTCAGGCTTTGAAGCTCAACCCCCGGGATCATCG GTTATTTGGAAACCGCTCTTTCTGCCATGAGCGTCTGGGTCAGCCCATGTGGGCCCTGGCCGATGCCCAGGTGGCCCTTACCCTGCGACCTGGTTGGCCCCGGGGCCTCTTCCGCCTGGGCAAGGCCCTGATGGGACTGCAG CGTTTTGAGGAGGCAGCTGCTGTGTTCCAGGAGACCCTGAGAGGCGGCTCACAGCCTGATGCAGCCCGGGAGCTCCACTCTTGCCTTCTGCACCTCGCTCTG ggtcAGCGAGGAGGAATCCGGGCGCCACATCTGTCAACTGGGTTCCCGCAGCCATTTTCCCATGCTGGGCCGGGCACCTCAAGCCTCCTGTCTGTCAGCCCCCTTCCAAGCACGGCTGTGAGAGCCGCTGGCCTTCTGTCTCCACCCCTGCATTATCCCCCGTGTCACCTGAGCCACTCCAACTCGCCCCTCCCCCAGACTCAGAGTAGAAGACCCCGCCCTCTCCATCTCCAGGGCTCTGGTATCCTGGAACTTCAGCCCCAGCATCTACCTCAGGCCAGATGA
- the TTC31 gene encoding tetratricopeptide repeat protein 31 isoform X4: MAPIPKTVGRIKLDCPLRPGCPLGVAAVPKLCQEFGPEDYGAEDIVDFLRRLMESDPQGLHQIHVDGSSGRLRLQHHGGACRGRTQGSRLVPWGGLALRCSSLSYSFFFPFSLSLLTDYLLDHFCDEGKTPEQSDMAKGVKGLGTYCGLRKSFLYPPQRSEPCPSPSASVPGGSDSLLQVAMPQKLLLTEEEANHLAEELVAEEERMKQKAEKKRLKKKRQKDRKRQERLEQECGEPKVKTTPDGDGSPPSSPGNPPQGQCGEEEDSLDLSSTFVSLALRKVGDWPPSARREKGLSQEPRGKSRSPQEKMGQEEGSSPIEESPRQSPKAEGSFFCRKASPGLLAAALQQSQELATLGTSFAQNGFYHKAVVLFTQALKLNPRDHRLFGNRSFCHERLGQPMWALADAQVALTLRPGWPRGLFRLGKALMGLQRFEEAAAVFQETLRGGSQPDAARELHSCLLHLALQGQRGGIRAPHLSTGFPQPFSHAGPGTSSLLSVSPLPSTAVRAAGLLSPPLHYPPCHLSHSNSPLPQTQSRRPRPLHLQGSGILELQPQHLPQAR, encoded by the exons ATGGCGCCGATTCCGAAGACGGTGGGGCGGATAAAGTTAG ACTGCCCTCTGCGGCCTGGCTGCCCGCTGGGGGTCGCTGCTGTCCCCAAACTCTGCCAGGAATTCGGTCCTGAAGACTACGGCGCTGAG gacATAGTGGATTTTCTTCGACGGCTTATGGAGAGTGACCCCCAGGGCCTGCACCAGATCCATGTGGACGGGAGCAGCGGGCGGCTACGGCTGCAGCACCATGGTGGGGCGTGCAGGGGCCGGACCCAGGGATCGAGGCTGGTACCCTGGGGAGGGCTGGCCCTCAGATGCTCTTCTCTCTCatatagttttttctttcccttctccctgtccctcctgaCAGATTACCTCCTGGACCATTTCTGTGACGAGGGGAAAACTCCTGAACAGAGTGACATGGCCAAGGGGGTTAAGGGACTGGGCACCTACTGTGGTCTCCGAAAGTCCTTCCTCTATCCTCCCCAAAGGTCTGAGCCCTGTCCTAGTCCCTCTGCCTCCGTCCCTGGTGGCTCAGACAGCCTACTTCAGGTGGCCATGCCCCAGAAGCTCCTGCTGACTGAAGAG gaagccaaCCACCTGGCTGAGGAGCTGGTAGCTGAAGAGGAGCGCAtgaaacagaaagcagagaagaaacgACTCAAGAAGAAG CGTCAAAAGGATCGCAAGCGACAGGAGCGCTTGGAGCAGGAGTGTGGGGAGCCCAAG GTCAAGACCACCCCAGATGGGGATGGGAGCCCCCCATCCAGCCCCGGCAACCCTCCTCAGGGACAGTGTGGTGAGGAAGAG GACTCACTGGATCTGTCTAGCACTTTCGTGTCTCTGGCTTTGCGCAAGGTTGGGGATTGGCCTCCCAGTGCCCGCAGAGAGAAGGGACTGAGCCAGGAGCCTCGAGGCAAAAGCCGGAGCCCCCAAGAGAAGATGGGCCAGGAGGAAGGGAGCTCTCCAATAGAAGAGAGCCCCAGGCAGAGTCCTAAGGCAGAG GGTAGTTTCTTCTGCAGGAAG GCATCTCCGGGACTGCTGGCAGCTGCCTTacagcagagccaggagctggcaa cttTGGGTACCAGCTTTGCCCAGAATGGTTTCTACCACAAAGCTGTGGTTCTGTTCACTCAGGCTTTGAAGCTCAACCCCCGGGATCATCG GTTATTTGGAAACCGCTCTTTCTGCCATGAGCGTCTGGGTCAGCCCATGTGGGCCCTGGCCGATGCCCAGGTGGCCCTTACCCTGCGACCTGGTTGGCCCCGGGGCCTCTTCCGCCTGGGCAAGGCCCTGATGGGACTGCAG CGTTTTGAGGAGGCAGCTGCTGTGTTCCAGGAGACCCTGAGAGGCGGCTCACAGCCTGATGCAGCCCGGGAGCTCCACTCTTGCCTTCTGCACCTCGCTCTG cagggtcAGCGAGGAGGAATCCGGGCGCCACATCTGTCAACTGGGTTCCCGCAGCCATTTTCCCATGCTGGGCCGGGCACCTCAAGCCTCCTGTCTGTCAGCCCCCTTCCAAGCACGGCTGTGAGAGCCGCTGGCCTTCTGTCTCCACCCCTGCATTATCCCCCGTGTCACCTGAGCCACTCCAACTCGCCCCTCCCCCAGACTCAGAGTAGAAGACCCCGCCCTCTCCATCTCCAGGGCTCTGGTATCCTGGAACTTCAGCCCCAGCATCTACCTCAGGCCAGATGA
- the TTC31 gene encoding tetratricopeptide repeat protein 31 isoform X3: protein MAPIPKTVGRIKLDCPLRPGCPLGVAAVPKLCQEFGPEDYGAEDIVDFLRRLMESDPQGLHQIHVDGSSGRLRLQHHGGACRGRTQGSRLVPWGGLALRCSSLSYSFFFPFSLSLLTDYLLDHFCDEGKTPEQSDMAKGVKGLGTYCGLRKSFLYPPQRSEPCPSPSASVPGGSDSLLQVAMPQKLLLTEEEANHLAEELVAEEERMKQKAEKKRLKKKRQKDRKRQERLEQECGEPKVKTTPDGDGSPPSSPGNPPQGQCGEEEDSLDLSSTFVSLALRKVGDWPPSARREKGLSQEPRGKSRSPQEKMGQEEGSSPIEESPRQSPKAEEGISGTAGSCLTAEPGAALGTSFAQNGFYHKAVVLFTQALKLNPRDHRLFGNRSFCHERLGQPMWALADAQVALTLRPGWPRGLFRLGKALMGLQRFEEAAAVFQETLRGGSQPDAARELHSCLLHLALVRELGPLARREGAAGERAGISTASAAPFCLHRRCPLSPFSAGSARRNPGATSVNWVPAAIFPCWAGHLKPPVCQPPSKHGCESRWPSVSTPALSPVSPEPLQLAPPPDSE, encoded by the exons ATGGCGCCGATTCCGAAGACGGTGGGGCGGATAAAGTTAG ACTGCCCTCTGCGGCCTGGCTGCCCGCTGGGGGTCGCTGCTGTCCCCAAACTCTGCCAGGAATTCGGTCCTGAAGACTACGGCGCTGAG gacATAGTGGATTTTCTTCGACGGCTTATGGAGAGTGACCCCCAGGGCCTGCACCAGATCCATGTGGACGGGAGCAGCGGGCGGCTACGGCTGCAGCACCATGGTGGGGCGTGCAGGGGCCGGACCCAGGGATCGAGGCTGGTACCCTGGGGAGGGCTGGCCCTCAGATGCTCTTCTCTCTCatatagttttttctttcccttctccctgtccctcctgaCAGATTACCTCCTGGACCATTTCTGTGACGAGGGGAAAACTCCTGAACAGAGTGACATGGCCAAGGGGGTTAAGGGACTGGGCACCTACTGTGGTCTCCGAAAGTCCTTCCTCTATCCTCCCCAAAGGTCTGAGCCCTGTCCTAGTCCCTCTGCCTCCGTCCCTGGTGGCTCAGACAGCCTACTTCAGGTGGCCATGCCCCAGAAGCTCCTGCTGACTGAAGAG gaagccaaCCACCTGGCTGAGGAGCTGGTAGCTGAAGAGGAGCGCAtgaaacagaaagcagagaagaaacgACTCAAGAAGAAG CGTCAAAAGGATCGCAAGCGACAGGAGCGCTTGGAGCAGGAGTGTGGGGAGCCCAAG GTCAAGACCACCCCAGATGGGGATGGGAGCCCCCCATCCAGCCCCGGCAACCCTCCTCAGGGACAGTGTGGTGAGGAAGAG GACTCACTGGATCTGTCTAGCACTTTCGTGTCTCTGGCTTTGCGCAAGGTTGGGGATTGGCCTCCCAGTGCCCGCAGAGAGAAGGGACTGAGCCAGGAGCCTCGAGGCAAAAGCCGGAGCCCCCAAGAGAAGATGGGCCAGGAGGAAGGGAGCTCTCCAATAGAAGAGAGCCCCAGGCAGAGTCCTAAGGCAGAG GAAG GCATCTCCGGGACTGCTGGCAGCTGCCTTacagcagagccaggagctg cttTGGGTACCAGCTTTGCCCAGAATGGTTTCTACCACAAAGCTGTGGTTCTGTTCACTCAGGCTTTGAAGCTCAACCCCCGGGATCATCG GTTATTTGGAAACCGCTCTTTCTGCCATGAGCGTCTGGGTCAGCCCATGTGGGCCCTGGCCGATGCCCAGGTGGCCCTTACCCTGCGACCTGGTTGGCCCCGGGGCCTCTTCCGCCTGGGCAAGGCCCTGATGGGACTGCAG CGTTTTGAGGAGGCAGCTGCTGTGTTCCAGGAGACCCTGAGAGGCGGCTCACAGCCTGATGCAGCCCGGGAGCTCCACTCTTGCCTTCTGCACCTCGCTCTGGTACGGGAACTGGGCCCACTGGCGCGCCGagagggggcagcaggagaaCGGGCTGGGATCTCCACAGCGAGCgctgctcccttctgcctccaccg CAGgtgccccctctctcccttctcagcagggtcAGCGAGGAGGAATCCGGGCGCCACATCTGTCAACTGGGTTCCCGCAGCCATTTTCCCATGCTGGGCCGGGCACCTCAAGCCTCCTGTCTGTCAGCCCCCTTCCAAGCACGGCTGTGAGAGCCGCTGGCCTTCTGTCTCCACCCCTGCATTATCCCCCGTGTCACCTGAGCCACTCCAACTCGCCCCTCCCCCAGACTCAGAGTAG
- the TTC31 gene encoding tetratricopeptide repeat protein 31 isoform X7, protein MAPIPKTVGRIKLDCPLRPGCPLGVAAVPKLCQEFGPEDYGAEDIVDFLRRLMESDPQGLHQIHVDGSSGRLRLQHHGGACRGRTQGSRLVPWGGLALRCSSLSYSFFFPFSLSLLTDYLLDHFCDEGKTPEQSDMAKGVKGLGTYCGLRKSFLYPPQRSEPCPSPSASVPGGSDSLLQVAMPQKLLLTEEEANHLAEELVAEEERMKQKAEKKRLKKKRQKDRKRQERLEQECGEPKVKTTPDGDGSPPSSPGNPPQGQCGEEEDSLDLSSTFVSLALRKVGDWPPSARREKGLSQEPRGKSRSPQEKMGQEEGSSPIEESPRQSPKAEASPGLLAAALQQSQELATLGTSFAQNGFYHKAVVLFTQALKLNPRDHRLFGNRSFCHERLGQPMWALADAQVALTLRPGWPRGLFRLGKALMGLQRFEEAAAVFQETLRGGSQPDAARELHSCLLHLALGQRGGIRAPHLSTGFPQPFSHAGPGTSSLLSVSPLPSTAVRAAGLLSPPLHYPPCHLSHSNSPLPQTQSRRPRPLHLQGSGILELQPQHLPQAR, encoded by the exons ATGGCGCCGATTCCGAAGACGGTGGGGCGGATAAAGTTAG ACTGCCCTCTGCGGCCTGGCTGCCCGCTGGGGGTCGCTGCTGTCCCCAAACTCTGCCAGGAATTCGGTCCTGAAGACTACGGCGCTGAG gacATAGTGGATTTTCTTCGACGGCTTATGGAGAGTGACCCCCAGGGCCTGCACCAGATCCATGTGGACGGGAGCAGCGGGCGGCTACGGCTGCAGCACCATGGTGGGGCGTGCAGGGGCCGGACCCAGGGATCGAGGCTGGTACCCTGGGGAGGGCTGGCCCTCAGATGCTCTTCTCTCTCatatagttttttctttcccttctccctgtccctcctgaCAGATTACCTCCTGGACCATTTCTGTGACGAGGGGAAAACTCCTGAACAGAGTGACATGGCCAAGGGGGTTAAGGGACTGGGCACCTACTGTGGTCTCCGAAAGTCCTTCCTCTATCCTCCCCAAAGGTCTGAGCCCTGTCCTAGTCCCTCTGCCTCCGTCCCTGGTGGCTCAGACAGCCTACTTCAGGTGGCCATGCCCCAGAAGCTCCTGCTGACTGAAGAG gaagccaaCCACCTGGCTGAGGAGCTGGTAGCTGAAGAGGAGCGCAtgaaacagaaagcagagaagaaacgACTCAAGAAGAAG CGTCAAAAGGATCGCAAGCGACAGGAGCGCTTGGAGCAGGAGTGTGGGGAGCCCAAG GTCAAGACCACCCCAGATGGGGATGGGAGCCCCCCATCCAGCCCCGGCAACCCTCCTCAGGGACAGTGTGGTGAGGAAGAG GACTCACTGGATCTGTCTAGCACTTTCGTGTCTCTGGCTTTGCGCAAGGTTGGGGATTGGCCTCCCAGTGCCCGCAGAGAGAAGGGACTGAGCCAGGAGCCTCGAGGCAAAAGCCGGAGCCCCCAAGAGAAGATGGGCCAGGAGGAAGGGAGCTCTCCAATAGAAGAGAGCCCCAGGCAGAGTCCTAAGGCAGAG GCATCTCCGGGACTGCTGGCAGCTGCCTTacagcagagccaggagctggcaa cttTGGGTACCAGCTTTGCCCAGAATGGTTTCTACCACAAAGCTGTGGTTCTGTTCACTCAGGCTTTGAAGCTCAACCCCCGGGATCATCG GTTATTTGGAAACCGCTCTTTCTGCCATGAGCGTCTGGGTCAGCCCATGTGGGCCCTGGCCGATGCCCAGGTGGCCCTTACCCTGCGACCTGGTTGGCCCCGGGGCCTCTTCCGCCTGGGCAAGGCCCTGATGGGACTGCAG CGTTTTGAGGAGGCAGCTGCTGTGTTCCAGGAGACCCTGAGAGGCGGCTCACAGCCTGATGCAGCCCGGGAGCTCCACTCTTGCCTTCTGCACCTCGCTCTG ggtcAGCGAGGAGGAATCCGGGCGCCACATCTGTCAACTGGGTTCCCGCAGCCATTTTCCCATGCTGGGCCGGGCACCTCAAGCCTCCTGTCTGTCAGCCCCCTTCCAAGCACGGCTGTGAGAGCCGCTGGCCTTCTGTCTCCACCCCTGCATTATCCCCCGTGTCACCTGAGCCACTCCAACTCGCCCCTCCCCCAGACTCAGAGTAGAAGACCCCGCCCTCTCCATCTCCAGGGCTCTGGTATCCTGGAACTTCAGCCCCAGCATCTACCTCAGGCCAGATGA
- the TTC31 gene encoding tetratricopeptide repeat protein 31 isoform X1: MAPIPKTVGRIKLDCPLRPGCPLGVAAVPKLCQEFGPEDYGAEDIVDFLRRLMESDPQGLHQIHVDGSSGRLRLQHHGGACRGRTQGSRLVPWGGLALRCSSLSYSFFFPFSLSLLTDYLLDHFCDEGKTPEQSDMAKGVKGLGTYCGLRKSFLYPPQRSEPCPSPSASVPGGSDSLLQVAMPQKLLLTEEEANHLAEELVAEEERMKQKAEKKRLKKKRQKDRKRQERLEQECGEPKVKTTPDGDGSPPSSPGNPPQGQCGEEEDSLDLSSTFVSLALRKVGDWPPSARREKGLSQEPRGKSRSPQEKMGQEEGSSPIEESPRQSPKAEGSFFCRKASPGLLAAALQQSQELATLGTSFAQNGFYHKAVVLFTQALKLNPRDHRLFGNRSFCHERLGQPMWALADAQVALTLRPGWPRGLFRLGKALMGLQRFEEAAAVFQETLRGGSQPDAARELHSCLLHLALVRELGPLARREGAAGERAGISTASAAPFCLHRRCPLSPFSAGSARRNPGATSVNWVPAAIFPCWAGHLKPPVCQPPSKHGCESRWPSVSTPALSPVSPEPLQLAPPPDSE, encoded by the exons ATGGCGCCGATTCCGAAGACGGTGGGGCGGATAAAGTTAG ACTGCCCTCTGCGGCCTGGCTGCCCGCTGGGGGTCGCTGCTGTCCCCAAACTCTGCCAGGAATTCGGTCCTGAAGACTACGGCGCTGAG gacATAGTGGATTTTCTTCGACGGCTTATGGAGAGTGACCCCCAGGGCCTGCACCAGATCCATGTGGACGGGAGCAGCGGGCGGCTACGGCTGCAGCACCATGGTGGGGCGTGCAGGGGCCGGACCCAGGGATCGAGGCTGGTACCCTGGGGAGGGCTGGCCCTCAGATGCTCTTCTCTCTCatatagttttttctttcccttctccctgtccctcctgaCAGATTACCTCCTGGACCATTTCTGTGACGAGGGGAAAACTCCTGAACAGAGTGACATGGCCAAGGGGGTTAAGGGACTGGGCACCTACTGTGGTCTCCGAAAGTCCTTCCTCTATCCTCCCCAAAGGTCTGAGCCCTGTCCTAGTCCCTCTGCCTCCGTCCCTGGTGGCTCAGACAGCCTACTTCAGGTGGCCATGCCCCAGAAGCTCCTGCTGACTGAAGAG gaagccaaCCACCTGGCTGAGGAGCTGGTAGCTGAAGAGGAGCGCAtgaaacagaaagcagagaagaaacgACTCAAGAAGAAG CGTCAAAAGGATCGCAAGCGACAGGAGCGCTTGGAGCAGGAGTGTGGGGAGCCCAAG GTCAAGACCACCCCAGATGGGGATGGGAGCCCCCCATCCAGCCCCGGCAACCCTCCTCAGGGACAGTGTGGTGAGGAAGAG GACTCACTGGATCTGTCTAGCACTTTCGTGTCTCTGGCTTTGCGCAAGGTTGGGGATTGGCCTCCCAGTGCCCGCAGAGAGAAGGGACTGAGCCAGGAGCCTCGAGGCAAAAGCCGGAGCCCCCAAGAGAAGATGGGCCAGGAGGAAGGGAGCTCTCCAATAGAAGAGAGCCCCAGGCAGAGTCCTAAGGCAGAG GGTAGTTTCTTCTGCAGGAAG GCATCTCCGGGACTGCTGGCAGCTGCCTTacagcagagccaggagctggcaa cttTGGGTACCAGCTTTGCCCAGAATGGTTTCTACCACAAAGCTGTGGTTCTGTTCACTCAGGCTTTGAAGCTCAACCCCCGGGATCATCG GTTATTTGGAAACCGCTCTTTCTGCCATGAGCGTCTGGGTCAGCCCATGTGGGCCCTGGCCGATGCCCAGGTGGCCCTTACCCTGCGACCTGGTTGGCCCCGGGGCCTCTTCCGCCTGGGCAAGGCCCTGATGGGACTGCAG CGTTTTGAGGAGGCAGCTGCTGTGTTCCAGGAGACCCTGAGAGGCGGCTCACAGCCTGATGCAGCCCGGGAGCTCCACTCTTGCCTTCTGCACCTCGCTCTGGTACGGGAACTGGGCCCACTGGCGCGCCGagagggggcagcaggagaaCGGGCTGGGATCTCCACAGCGAGCgctgctcccttctgcctccaccg CAGgtgccccctctctcccttctcagcagggtcAGCGAGGAGGAATCCGGGCGCCACATCTGTCAACTGGGTTCCCGCAGCCATTTTCCCATGCTGGGCCGGGCACCTCAAGCCTCCTGTCTGTCAGCCCCCTTCCAAGCACGGCTGTGAGAGCCGCTGGCCTTCTGTCTCCACCCCTGCATTATCCCCCGTGTCACCTGAGCCACTCCAACTCGCCCCTCCCCCAGACTCAGAGTAG
- the TTC31 gene encoding tetratricopeptide repeat protein 31 isoform X10 produces the protein MAPIPKTVGRIKLDCPLRPGCPLGVAAVPKLCQEFGPEDYGAEDIVDFLRRLMESDPQGLHQIHVDGSSGRLRLQHHGGACRGRTQGSRLVPWGGLALRCSSLSYSFFFPFSLSLLTDYLLDHFCDEGKTPEQSDMAKGVKGLGTYCGLRKSFLYPPQRSEPCPSPSASVPGGSDSLLQVAMPQKLLLTEEEANHLAEELVAEEERMKQKAEKKRLKKKRQKDRKRQERLEQECGEPKVKTTPDGDGSPPSSPGNPPQGQCGEEEDSLDLSSTFVSLALRKVGDWPPSARREKGLSQEPRGKSRSPQEKMGQEEGSSPIEESPRQSPKAEGSFFCRKASPGLLAAALQQSQELATLGTSFAQNGFYHKAVVLFTQALKLNPRDHRLFGNRSFCHERLGQPMWALADAQVALTLRPGWPRGLFRLGKALMGLQRFEEAAAVFQETLRGGSQPDAARELHSCLLHLALQVPPLSLLSRVSEEESGRHICQLGSRSHFPMLGRAPQASCLSAPFQARL, from the exons ATGGCGCCGATTCCGAAGACGGTGGGGCGGATAAAGTTAG ACTGCCCTCTGCGGCCTGGCTGCCCGCTGGGGGTCGCTGCTGTCCCCAAACTCTGCCAGGAATTCGGTCCTGAAGACTACGGCGCTGAG gacATAGTGGATTTTCTTCGACGGCTTATGGAGAGTGACCCCCAGGGCCTGCACCAGATCCATGTGGACGGGAGCAGCGGGCGGCTACGGCTGCAGCACCATGGTGGGGCGTGCAGGGGCCGGACCCAGGGATCGAGGCTGGTACCCTGGGGAGGGCTGGCCCTCAGATGCTCTTCTCTCTCatatagttttttctttcccttctccctgtccctcctgaCAGATTACCTCCTGGACCATTTCTGTGACGAGGGGAAAACTCCTGAACAGAGTGACATGGCCAAGGGGGTTAAGGGACTGGGCACCTACTGTGGTCTCCGAAAGTCCTTCCTCTATCCTCCCCAAAGGTCTGAGCCCTGTCCTAGTCCCTCTGCCTCCGTCCCTGGTGGCTCAGACAGCCTACTTCAGGTGGCCATGCCCCAGAAGCTCCTGCTGACTGAAGAG gaagccaaCCACCTGGCTGAGGAGCTGGTAGCTGAAGAGGAGCGCAtgaaacagaaagcagagaagaaacgACTCAAGAAGAAG CGTCAAAAGGATCGCAAGCGACAGGAGCGCTTGGAGCAGGAGTGTGGGGAGCCCAAG GTCAAGACCACCCCAGATGGGGATGGGAGCCCCCCATCCAGCCCCGGCAACCCTCCTCAGGGACAGTGTGGTGAGGAAGAG GACTCACTGGATCTGTCTAGCACTTTCGTGTCTCTGGCTTTGCGCAAGGTTGGGGATTGGCCTCCCAGTGCCCGCAGAGAGAAGGGACTGAGCCAGGAGCCTCGAGGCAAAAGCCGGAGCCCCCAAGAGAAGATGGGCCAGGAGGAAGGGAGCTCTCCAATAGAAGAGAGCCCCAGGCAGAGTCCTAAGGCAGAG GGTAGTTTCTTCTGCAGGAAG GCATCTCCGGGACTGCTGGCAGCTGCCTTacagcagagccaggagctggcaa cttTGGGTACCAGCTTTGCCCAGAATGGTTTCTACCACAAAGCTGTGGTTCTGTTCACTCAGGCTTTGAAGCTCAACCCCCGGGATCATCG GTTATTTGGAAACCGCTCTTTCTGCCATGAGCGTCTGGGTCAGCCCATGTGGGCCCTGGCCGATGCCCAGGTGGCCCTTACCCTGCGACCTGGTTGGCCCCGGGGCCTCTTCCGCCTGGGCAAGGCCCTGATGGGACTGCAG CGTTTTGAGGAGGCAGCTGCTGTGTTCCAGGAGACCCTGAGAGGCGGCTCACAGCCTGATGCAGCCCGGGAGCTCCACTCTTGCCTTCTGCACCTCGCTCTG CAGgtgccccctctctcccttctcagcagggtcAGCGAGGAGGAATCCGGGCGCCACATCTGTCAACTGGGTTCCCGCAGCCATTTTCCCATGCTGGGCCGGGCACCTCAAGCCTCCTGTCTGTCAGCCCCCTTCCAAGCACGGCTGTGA